Proteins encoded by one window of Octopus bimaculoides isolate UCB-OBI-ISO-001 chromosome 4, ASM119413v2, whole genome shotgun sequence:
- the LOC106869977 gene encoding collagen alpha-1(XII) chain: MYYYQTVLYFSVICLLSSVVQSLPAKRCVGKAANIMFVLDSSSSIWIVDYKKQLKYVQRLVDNFNVGVGKSQVSVGAITFSDRAHLEFSLDQYTDSIQVKKAVANIPYRTGQTNTAEALQVLKSELEPKLQSSSSPFIAIVITDGKSRDTKATKEEAKSLHKLGVHVYAIGVGSNYDLKELKAIASDPVNNVYQVTSYSALQEINKDFGVKPCEDITTPSTTTRPTTTTRPTTTTRPTTTTRPTTTTRPTTTTRPTTTTLKSTTSFYLPKITIEKAKTITGMPMEIPQRDQTTSIVFGYDLISMGSYRANMITQFINTMLPYTGYGNFRVVSFAQCPVTFNVPVTSLIGKSYLETRNSVNIEVPGLANVIREMRKEKEVNDKPITSKKNTAVLFVDPSVTSITQEVLEESEKLKNEGSKVFLVNVGGNIWPQPQLLHSISSQPYNRYIYNVPSYNQLLYKAHNTPFKFRAMCKGYRSSN, encoded by the exons ATGTATTACTACCAAACAGTTTTGTACTTCTCCGTAATCTGCTTGCTGTCA TCAGTGGTTCAGAGTTTACCAGCGAAAC GATGTGTCGGTAAAGCAGCGAACATCATGTTTGTACTAGATTCTTCTAGTAGTATATGGATTGTCGATTATAAAAAACAGCTGAAATATGTGCAAAGACTTGTAGACAACTTTAACGTCGGTGTAGGTAAATCTCAAGTTAGCGTTGGAGCCATTACGTTCAGCGATAGAGCTCATCTCGAGTTTTCTCTTGATCAATACACAGACAGCATACAAGTGAAAAAAGCCGTAGCTAACATTCCTTACAGAACTGGTCAAACTAACACAGCAGAAGCATTGCAAGTTCTGAAGTCAGAACTGGAACCGAAACTACAGTCATCTTCATCTCCTTTCATTGCAATTGTTATTACTGATGGTAAATCACGTGATACAAAAGCCACAAAAGAAGAGGCCAAGTCGCTTCATAAACTTGGAGTCCACGTTTATGCTATTGGTGTTGGAAGTAATTACGATTTGAAGGAATTGAAAGCTATTGCAAGTGATCCTGTCAACAATGTATATCAAGTGACCAGTTATTCAGCATTGcaggaaataaataaagattttggAGTAAAACCCTGTGAAG ATATCACAACTCCGTCAACAACCACGAGACCAACCACAACCACGAGACCAACCACAACAACGAGACCGACCACAACCACGAGACCAACCACAACCACGAGACCAACCACAACCACGAGACCAACCACAACAACATTAAAATCAACAACTTCATTCTATTTACCCAAAATTACCATCGAAAAGGCAAAAACCATAACCGGCATGCCAATGGAAATTCCTCAGCGAGATCAAACTA CATCTATTGTATTTGGATATGACCTAATCTCCATGGGAAGCTACAGAGCCAACATGATTACACAGTTTATCAATACTATGTTGCCGTACACTGGATATGGAAATTTCAGAGTTGTGTCGTTTGCCCAATGTCCGGTTACCTTCAATGTTCCTGTGACTTCATTAATCGGAAAATCCTACTTGGAAACAAGAAACAGCGTTAATATAGAAGTTCCCGGCTTAGCGAATGTTATACGTgagatgagaaaagaaaaggaagtaaatGATAAACCGATTACTTCGAAAAAGAACACAGCTGTTTTGTTTGTCGATCCTTCAGTAACCTCGATTACACAAGAAGTATTAGAAGAAAGTGAAAAGCTTAAGAATGAAGGCAGTAAAGTATTCTTAGTGAATGTAGGTGGTAATATTTGGCCACAACCTCAATTACTGCATTCAATCAGCAGCCAACCTTACAACAGATACATTTACAATGTCCCATCTTACAATCAATTGTTATACAAAGCTCACAATACGCCTTTCAAATTCAGGGCTATGTGCAAGGGGTACCGTAGCAGTAATTAA
- the LOC106869979 gene encoding collagen alpha-1(XII) chain translates to MFVLDSSSSIWIVDYKKQLEFAQKLVDNFDIGTDNSQVNVGAITFSDRAHLEFSLDRYADNQQVRKAIANIPYRTGQTNTAEALEVLRSELKPKLQSFSSPFIAIVITDGKSRDTKATKEEAKLLHKLGIHVYAIGVGSNYDLEELKAIASDPVNNVFEVTSYSALQNIAKSFGVKTCEAITKPPVVQDTSAQTTKQQFTTTTEMKTTTTTKQPFTTTRVTTTAATTTTATPTTTATTTTTATTAATPEMTSVVTASPAKSISIKTFVFPATGKPRRLFSDRPQRDESSSVTYGYDLISMGAYRANMITQFINTMLPYTGYGNFRVVSFAHCPVNFNVPTTSLTGKSYSETRNSVNVAVPGLANVLREMRKGNETKDSTTTSKKNTAVLFVDPSVTSITQEVLAESEKLKNQGSKIFLVNVGRNIWPQPQLLHSISSQPYNRYIYNFPTYNQLLYTAHNTPFKLRAMCKGYRNTY, encoded by the exons ATGTTTGTACTAGATTCTTCTAGTAGTATATGGATTGTCGATTAtaaaaaacaactggaatttGCTCAAAAGCTGGTGGATAACTTTGACATCGGTACTGATAATTCTCAAGTTAACGTTGGCGCTATTACTTTCAGTGATAGAGCTCATCTCGAGTTTTCACTTGATCGATATGCAGACAACCAACAAGTGAGAAAAGCCATAGCTAACATTCCTTACAGAACTGGTCAAACTAACACAGCGGAAGCATTGGAAGTTTTGAGATCAGAACTGAAACCGAAGCTACAGTCATTTTCATCTCCTTTCATTGCAATTGTTATCACTGATGGAAAATCACGTGATACAAAAGCCACAAAAGAAGAGGCCAAGTTACTTCATAAACTTGGAATCCACGTTTACGCTATTGGTGTTGGAAGTAATTACGATTTGGAGGAATTGAAAGCTATTGCAAGTGATCCTGTCAACAATGTGTTTGAAGTGACCAGTTATTCAGCATTACAGAATATAGCGAAATCTTTCGGAGTGAAAACATGTGAAG CTATAACAAAACCTCCTGTTGTTCAAGATACATCAGCCCAGACAACGAAACAGCAGTTTACAACTACTACAGAAATGAAGACAACCACTACAACAAAACAGCCTTTCACTACTActagagtaacaacaacagcagcaacaacaacaacagcaacaccaacaacaacagcaacaacaacaacaacggcaacaacagcgGCAACACCAGAAATGACTTCGGTTGTAACTGCATCGCCAGCCAAATCAATATCAATAAAAACCTTTGTTTTTCCAGCAACAGGGAAACCAAGACGTCTGTTTTCTGATAGACCACAAAGAGATGAATCTT CATCTGTAACCTATGGGTATGACCTTATCTCTATGGGAGCCTACAGAGCCAACATGATTACACAATTTATCAATACTATGTTGCCGTACACTGGATATGGAAATTTCAGAGTTGTGTCGTTTGCCCACTGTCCGGTTAACTTCAATGTACCTACGACTTCACTGACTGGGAAATCTTATTCAGAAACAAGAAACAGTGTTAATGTAGCAGTTCCCGGCTTAGCGAATGTCCTACGTGAAATGAGAAAAGGCAATGAAACAAAAGACAGTACGACTACTTCGAAAAAGAACACGGCTGTTTTGTTTGTCGATCCTTCAGTAACCTCGATTACACAAGAAGTATTAGCAGAAAGTGAAAAACTTAAGAATCAAGGCAGTAAGATATTCTTAGTGAATGTAGGTCGTAATATTTGGCCACAACCTCAATTACTGCATTCAATCAGCAGCCAACCTTACAACAGATACATTTATAATTTCCCAACTTACAATCAATTGTTATATACCGCTCACAACACACCTTTCAAGCTCAGAGCTATGTGTAAAGGTTACCGGAACACATATTAA